From Streptomyces sp. Edi4, one genomic window encodes:
- a CDS encoding response regulator transcription factor, with protein sequence MRVVIAEDLALLREGLVQLLTAHDFEVIEAVDNGPAMLRALLEHRPDVAIVDVRLPPTFTDEGLQAAVQARAQVPGLPILVLSQHVEQMYARELLSDQNGGVGYLLKDRVFDVRRFIDMVRQVAAGGTVMDPKVVSELMIKHDTETSPVHTLTEREREVLGLMAEGRSNAAVAAKMFVSEKAVSKHTNSIFTKLGLAASGDDNRRVLAVLAYLNA encoded by the coding sequence GTGCGCGTTGTGATCGCCGAGGACCTTGCCCTGCTGCGGGAAGGGCTCGTGCAGCTGCTCACCGCCCACGACTTCGAAGTGATCGAAGCGGTGGACAACGGCCCCGCCATGCTGCGCGCCCTGCTCGAACACCGCCCCGACGTGGCCATCGTCGACGTACGCCTGCCACCGACCTTCACCGACGAAGGACTCCAGGCCGCCGTCCAGGCCCGCGCGCAGGTGCCGGGACTGCCCATTCTGGTGCTCTCCCAGCACGTCGAGCAGATGTACGCGCGCGAGCTGCTGTCCGACCAGAACGGCGGCGTCGGCTATCTGCTCAAGGACCGCGTCTTCGACGTGCGCCGCTTCATCGACATGGTCCGCCAGGTCGCCGCAGGCGGAACCGTCATGGACCCCAAGGTGGTGTCCGAGCTGATGATCAAGCACGACACCGAGACGAGCCCCGTGCACACCCTGACCGAACGCGAACGCGAAGTGCTCGGCCTCATGGCCGAAGGGCGTTCCAACGCGGCGGTCGCCGCCAAGATGTTCGTCTCGGAGAAAGCGGTCAGCAAACACACCAACAGCATTTTCACGAAGCTGGGACTCGCCGCGTCAGGCGACGACAACCGGCGCGTACTCGCAGTACTCGCCTACCTCAACGCGTAG
- a CDS encoding sensor domain-containing protein translates to MSKVWADRLPASSRRGLAERLRWCARGLVVAVLSQVASVALFTVAVITLAALIVGVGFLILPVVMIAVRGLANFHRRTAGQWAGVTIEAPYRPTELDDPYDTAGSFKHCRQLLSDPATWRDLLWTMLDGPVGLILGLLPAAFVAYGLNGMFVTPLLWQSMGPHWGFGVTWFITDQTLANLAIPQGLVCVALGLLIAPSLGRLHVRFNRLLLAPTRNARLALRVERLTETRSETVESQAAELRRIERDLHDGAQARLVSLGMSLGLADTLLESNPAMVRKLLADAMESSSQALTELRDLVRGIHPPVLAERGLDGAVRALAVGLAVPVEVDIDLPSRPHLPVESAVYFVIAEALANITKHSGARRASVRLWYAQGRLRARIGDDGRGGADPEGGSGLRGLQRRLAAFDGELDISSPVGGPTLVTMELPCAL, encoded by the coding sequence TTGTCCAAGGTTTGGGCCGATCGGTTACCGGCGTCGTCACGACGCGGCCTGGCGGAGCGGCTGCGCTGGTGCGCACGGGGCCTGGTGGTCGCCGTGCTCTCCCAGGTCGCCAGCGTCGCCCTGTTCACCGTCGCCGTGATCACGCTGGCCGCGCTGATCGTGGGCGTGGGTTTCCTCATCCTCCCCGTCGTCATGATCGCCGTACGCGGACTCGCCAACTTCCACCGGCGCACGGCCGGCCAATGGGCGGGCGTCACCATCGAGGCGCCCTACCGGCCCACCGAGCTGGACGACCCCTACGACACCGCCGGGTCCTTCAAACACTGCCGCCAGCTGCTCTCCGACCCCGCCACCTGGCGCGATCTGCTGTGGACCATGCTCGACGGACCCGTGGGTCTCATCCTGGGCCTGCTGCCCGCCGCGTTCGTCGCCTACGGCCTCAACGGCATGTTCGTCACGCCCCTGTTGTGGCAGAGTATGGGCCCGCACTGGGGTTTCGGCGTCACCTGGTTCATCACCGACCAGACCTTGGCCAACCTCGCCATCCCGCAAGGCCTGGTGTGCGTGGCGCTCGGCCTGCTGATCGCTCCCTCGCTCGGCCGGCTGCACGTCCGCTTCAACCGGCTGCTTCTGGCCCCCACCCGCAACGCGCGGCTCGCCCTGCGGGTGGAGCGGCTGACCGAGACACGCTCGGAGACCGTGGAGTCCCAGGCGGCCGAACTGCGGCGCATCGAACGGGACTTGCACGACGGCGCCCAGGCGCGACTGGTGTCGCTCGGCATGAGCCTCGGGCTCGCCGACACCCTCCTGGAGAGCAACCCCGCCATGGTGCGCAAACTCCTGGCCGACGCCATGGAGTCCAGCAGCCAGGCGCTGACCGAACTGCGCGACCTCGTGCGCGGCATCCACCCGCCCGTCCTGGCCGAACGCGGACTCGACGGCGCCGTACGGGCGTTGGCGGTGGGTCTGGCCGTACCGGTCGAGGTGGACATCGACCTGCCGTCCCGGCCCCATCTGCCGGTCGAGTCGGCCGTGTACTTCGTCATCGCGGAAGCCCTGGCCAACATCACCAAGCACAGCGGCGCGCGCCGTGCGAGCGTGCGCCTGTGGTACGCCCAGGGCAGACTGCGGGCCCGGATCGGCGACGACGGACGCGGCGGCGCCGACCCCGAGGGCGGCAGTGGCCTGCGCGGACTCCAGCGCCGCCTGGCGGCGTTCGACGGCGAACTCGACATCAGCAGCCCCGTGGGCGGACCGACCCTAGTGACGATGGAGCTTCCGTGCGCGTTGTGA
- a CDS encoding SDR family NAD(P)-dependent oxidoreductase, with product MAMRNGVLPRTLNVDEPTPHVDWTAGQVELLTEAVDWPNDEPRRAGVSSFGISGTNAHVILEEAPDPAPEPNSAASEVPRRDTAVLALPLSARTGTALGAQAASLVSLLEGADAPDPAAVGLALATTRAQLEHRAVVLGPDRDELLAGLRSLASGETDPGVVRGVRAEGRLAFLFTGQGAQRIGMGRELAAAFPVFASALDEVCGHLDPLLSRPLKDVLFAEEGSAEAALLDQTAYAQPALFAIETALFRLTEALGVRPDLLAGHSIGEISAAHAAGVFSLEDACTLVAARGRLMQALPEGGVMAALQATEEDVLVLLEGVEDVAIAAVNGPRAVVVSGAAASVDKVVEAVRDQGGKTTLLKVSHAFHSPLMDPMLEDFRDVLTGLTYHEPRIPLVSNVTGRTATPGELTTSEYWATHVRHAVRFADGIQALAAEGATTFLEIGPDAVLTAMAPSALDDDTTTAFIPLLRRNRPEETETLTALARLWTTGHTINWPTLHTNSPTHPIDLPTYPFQRQRYWLDPAPTAGDITTLGQTPTHHPLLSAILHRAGTDEAILTGRISTHTHPWLADHTIMGTTLLPGTALVELALHSGHHTGTPHLEELTLHSPLVLAPHQPLHLQVTVGPPDPRQHRTLTIHTRPDTPHATADTPWTQHAQGTLAPQPTTTPTPDPAPWPPTNAHPIPLHHAYQHLADHGYDYGPTFQGLHTAWRDHDTTYAEITLPPHAHQDATTFVLHPALLDAALHAADLGGDDTEDDPSGMLLPFAWEGVTLHATGATKLRVRITRPAENTLSVEMADPHGVPVASVRSLVLRPLSPEQLLGAVRSQGGGQPLFGIDWAPLSLPAARDGDGSGSLTHRQLTGADGGLTEQEVAPDVVVIHCTEESEAASPVTPDVVRDTAWRVLALLRRWLVDERFAASRFVVVTRHGVAVSRPGEDVEDVLDLAGAAVWGLVRAVREEHPGRVTLVDVDGTPESQEALTAASLAAGTDREPEIALRDGAAFAPRLVRVTSAPAPADTGGLSEAAGDQLDPDGTVLVAGGTGGLGRVLARHLVTEHGVRHLLLLSRRGPAAEGADKLAAQLAELGARVDIVACDASDEDQLAAALANIPADRPLTGVVHAAGVLGDATLASMTSDGFATVLRPKVDAALNLHRLTADARLEMFVLFSSAAGTLGAAGQSNYAAANTFLDALAQHRRARGLAGLSLAWGLWDAETGMGDQLADADVRRMARSGMRALSVEEGLAQFDAALALGDIGRAGSGQGAPGRAVLLPMALEPAATRAAGGAGDVPALLRALVRTTARRAVDSGSATEADSLGDELAGRLASLSAEEQERTLLGLVRRHTAEVLGHAGGHAVDPLRGFVELGFDSLTALELRNRLGAASGLRLPSTLIYDHPTPLAAARHLRTELVDDEAAAGPSLEAELAGLEAAMSGAAPDETEHARITARLRALTVRWSEISRPADDGTRTLADDRAALESVSADELFDLLDSELDAD from the coding sequence ATGGCCATGCGCAACGGCGTCCTGCCCAGGACCCTCAACGTGGACGAGCCGACCCCGCACGTGGACTGGACGGCCGGACAGGTCGAACTGCTCACCGAGGCGGTGGACTGGCCGAACGACGAACCCCGTCGCGCGGGTGTGTCCTCGTTCGGGATCAGCGGCACGAACGCCCACGTCATCCTGGAGGAGGCCCCGGACCCGGCCCCCGAACCCAACAGTGCGGCCTCCGAAGTGCCCCGGCGGGACACGGCGGTGCTGGCACTGCCGCTCAGCGCCCGTACCGGCACGGCCCTCGGCGCGCAGGCCGCGAGTCTGGTGAGCCTGCTGGAGGGTGCCGATGCGCCGGACCCGGCAGCTGTCGGGCTGGCACTGGCCACGACACGGGCCCAGCTGGAACACCGCGCGGTGGTGCTGGGGCCGGATCGCGATGAACTCCTGGCGGGATTGCGGTCGTTGGCGTCGGGCGAGACGGACCCGGGTGTCGTGCGCGGTGTCCGGGCTGAGGGCCGGCTGGCGTTCCTCTTCACCGGGCAGGGCGCGCAACGGATCGGCATGGGCCGTGAACTGGCCGCCGCCTTCCCGGTGTTCGCGTCCGCGCTTGATGAGGTGTGCGGACACCTGGACCCGCTCCTCAGCCGCCCGCTGAAGGATGTGCTGTTCGCGGAGGAGGGGTCGGCTGAGGCGGCGCTGCTCGACCAGACGGCGTACGCCCAGCCCGCGCTGTTCGCGATCGAGACCGCGCTGTTCCGGCTGACCGAAGCCCTCGGCGTACGCCCCGACCTGCTGGCCGGTCACTCCATCGGCGAGATCAGCGCCGCCCACGCCGCCGGTGTGTTCTCGCTGGAGGACGCCTGCACCCTGGTCGCGGCGCGCGGACGGCTCATGCAGGCGCTGCCCGAGGGCGGGGTGATGGCCGCCCTCCAGGCCACCGAGGAGGATGTCCTCGTACTCCTCGAAGGCGTCGAGGACGTGGCGATCGCCGCCGTCAACGGGCCGCGTGCGGTGGTGGTTTCGGGCGCCGCCGCCTCCGTGGACAAGGTCGTGGAAGCGGTACGGGACCAGGGCGGCAAGACCACCCTCCTCAAGGTCTCCCACGCCTTCCACTCACCCCTGATGGACCCCATGCTGGAGGACTTCAGGGACGTACTCACCGGACTCACCTACCACGAGCCCCGCATCCCCCTCGTCTCCAACGTCACCGGCCGCACCGCCACACCGGGTGAACTCACCACCTCCGAGTACTGGGCGACCCACGTCCGGCATGCAGTCCGTTTCGCCGACGGCATCCAGGCGCTGGCCGCCGAAGGCGCCACCACCTTCCTGGAGATCGGCCCCGACGCCGTCCTCACCGCCATGGCCCCTAGCGCCCTGGACGACGACACCACCACCGCCTTCATCCCCCTCCTGCGCCGCAACCGCCCCGAGGAAACCGAAACACTCACCGCCCTGGCCCGCCTCTGGACCACCGGCCACACCATCAACTGGCCCACGCTCCACACCAACTCCCCCACCCACCCCATCGACCTGCCCACCTACCCCTTCCAGCGCCAGCGCTACTGGCTCGACCCCGCCCCCACCGCCGGCGACATCACCACCCTCGGCCAAACCCCCACACACCACCCCCTCCTCAGCGCCATCCTCCACCGCGCCGGCACCGACGAAGCCATCCTCACCGGGCGCATCAGCACCCACACCCATCCCTGGCTCGCCGACCACACCATCATGGGCACCACCCTCCTGCCCGGCACCGCACTCGTCGAACTCGCCCTGCACTCCGGCCACCACACCGGCACACCTCACCTCGAAGAACTCACCCTCCACTCCCCCCTCGTCCTCGCCCCCCACCAACCCCTCCACCTCCAAGTCACCGTCGGGCCCCCCGACCCCCGCCAGCACCGCACCCTCACCATCCACACCCGCCCCGACACCCCCCACGCCACCGCCGACACACCCTGGACCCAACACGCCCAAGGCACCCTTGCCCCCCAACCCACCACCACTCCCACACCCGACCCCGCCCCTTGGCCGCCCACCAACGCCCACCCCATCCCCCTCCACCACGCCTACCAACACCTCGCCGACCACGGCTACGACTACGGCCCCACCTTCCAAGGCCTCCACACCGCCTGGCGCGACCACGACACCACCTACGCCGAGATCACCCTCCCCCCGCACGCCCACCAAGACGCCACCACCTTCGTCCTCCACCCCGCCCTCCTCGACGCCGCACTCCACGCCGCCGATCTGGGCGGCGACGACACCGAGGACGACCCGTCGGGCATGTTGCTCCCGTTCGCCTGGGAAGGCGTGACCCTTCACGCGACCGGCGCGACCAAGCTGCGCGTACGCATCACCCGTCCGGCCGAGAACACGTTGTCGGTCGAGATGGCCGACCCGCACGGCGTGCCGGTGGCCTCCGTACGCTCCCTCGTGCTGCGTCCCCTCAGCCCTGAGCAGCTGCTCGGCGCCGTACGCTCCCAGGGCGGCGGCCAGCCGTTGTTCGGCATCGATTGGGCTCCGCTATCGCTTCCGGCCGCCAGGGACGGTGACGGCAGCGGATCCTTGACGCACCGACAACTCACGGGTGCTGACGGCGGGTTGACAGAGCAGGAAGTGGCTCCGGACGTCGTGGTGATCCACTGCACCGAGGAGTCCGAAGCGGCCTCGCCCGTAACCCCTGACGTGGTGCGCGACACCGCCTGGCGCGTGCTCGCGCTCCTGCGGCGGTGGCTGGTGGACGAGCGGTTCGCGGCGTCCCGGTTCGTGGTCGTGACCCGGCACGGCGTCGCCGTGTCCCGCCCCGGTGAGGACGTCGAGGACGTACTCGACCTCGCGGGGGCGGCGGTATGGGGTCTGGTGCGCGCGGTGCGTGAGGAGCACCCCGGCCGGGTGACCCTGGTGGACGTGGACGGTACGCCGGAGTCGCAGGAGGCGCTGACGGCTGCCTCGCTGGCGGCGGGCACCGACCGCGAGCCGGAGATCGCCCTGCGCGACGGCGCCGCGTTCGCCCCCCGGCTCGTGCGCGTCACATCCGCGCCCGCACCCGCCGATACCGGCGGCCTCTCCGAGGCTGCGGGCGACCAACTCGACCCCGATGGAACGGTGTTGGTGGCCGGCGGCACGGGCGGCCTTGGCCGGGTGCTGGCCCGTCATCTGGTCACCGAGCACGGCGTGCGCCACCTGCTGCTCCTGAGCCGTCGCGGTCCCGCCGCCGAGGGCGCCGACAAGCTCGCCGCGCAGCTGGCGGAACTCGGCGCGCGCGTCGACATCGTGGCCTGTGACGCCTCTGACGAGGACCAGTTGGCCGCCGCGCTCGCCAACATTCCGGCCGATCGGCCGCTGACCGGCGTCGTGCATGCCGCCGGAGTGCTGGGTGACGCGACGCTGGCGTCGATGACGTCCGACGGGTTCGCCACCGTCCTGCGTCCCAAGGTGGACGCCGCGCTCAACCTCCACCGTCTGACGGCCGACGCGCGGTTGGAGATGTTCGTCCTGTTCTCCTCGGCGGCGGGCACGCTGGGGGCTGCCGGGCAGTCCAACTACGCTGCCGCCAACACCTTCTTGGACGCGCTGGCCCAGCACCGTCGTGCCCGGGGACTCGCGGGCCTCTCCTTGGCGTGGGGGCTGTGGGACGCGGAGACGGGCATGGGTGACCAGCTCGCCGACGCCGATGTCCGGCGGATGGCACGCTCGGGCATGCGGGCACTGTCGGTGGAGGAGGGCCTGGCGCAGTTCGACGCCGCGCTCGCCCTGGGCGACATCGGCCGCGCCGGTTCCGGGCAGGGCGCGCCCGGTCGCGCGGTCCTGCTCCCGATGGCGCTCGAACCCGCGGCGACGCGGGCCGCCGGTGGCGCCGGTGACGTACCCGCGCTGCTGCGCGCTCTGGTGCGCACCACGGCCCGCCGCGCCGTGGACAGCGGCTCCGCTACGGAGGCTGACTCCCTGGGTGACGAGCTGGCCGGCCGGTTGGCTTCGCTCTCCGCCGAGGAGCAGGAACGTACGCTGTTGGGGTTGGTGCGCCGTCACACGGCCGAGGTTCTTGGCCACGCCGGAGGCCATGCGGTCGATCCGCTGCGTGGTTTCGTGGAACTGGGCTTCGACTCGTTGACGGCGCTCGAACTGCGCAACCGGCTGGGCGCCGCGAGCGGGCTCCGGCTGCCGTCCACGCTGATCTACGACCACCCCACTCCGCTGGCCGCCGCTCGTCATCTGCGTACGGAGCTGGTGGACGACGAGGCCGCCGCCGGGCCGTCCCTGGAGGCCGAACTCGCCGGCCTTGAGGCGGCCATGAGTGGCGCCGCGCCGGACGAAACCGAGCACGCGAGGATCACGGCGCGGCTGCGGGCCCTGACCGTGCGGTGGAGCGAGATCTCGCGGCCCGCCGACGACGGGACACGGACGCTGGCCGACGACCGGGCGGCACTCGAGTCGGTCTCGGCCGACGAGCTGTTCGATCTGCTCGACAGCGAGCTCGACGCCGACTGA
- a CDS encoding MFS transporter, which translates to MSNADPAPIRPATRAGRKQWTGLAVLILPVLLVSLDMQVLSYALPFISGELRPSSAQLLWIVNIYPFVLAGLLLTMGSLGDRIGRRRLLMLGAVVFGAASLLACSATGPAMLIATRALLGLGGATLMPSTLSLIRNMFSDDGQRRIAIAVWTGAFAAGAILGPLLGGVLLEHFWWGSVFLVNLPVMALLLVLAPPLLPESRAEKPGRFDLFSAALSLAAVLPAVYGIQRIAEDGLSALPLALFLAGLVIAWYFLRRQRGLAEPLLDVRLFRDRVFSAAVATSVLAIFSLVGSGLFTSQYLQMVLGFGPLEAGLWALPAAGAALVSSATAPLLARFVRPGAVVTGGLVVAAAGYGVLSQLHADSGVGVLATGTVVMAAGITAVMTTTSDLVIAAAPADRAGSVSGLSQTATEFGGAFGIAILGSIGTAVYRYDVAHQVPSGLSHAAVGAAKDTLGGALETARQLPPRTGAELLDAAREAFAHGLRVASWTAAGLLLAMAVTSLVLLRNARSATPETVARAAETPAGTDSVATTGSG; encoded by the coding sequence ATGAGCAACGCCGACCCAGCGCCGATACGACCGGCCACGAGGGCCGGGCGGAAACAGTGGACGGGCCTCGCCGTCCTCATCCTCCCCGTCCTGCTGGTCTCCCTCGACATGCAAGTACTGTCCTACGCGCTGCCGTTCATCAGCGGTGAGTTACGGCCGAGCAGCGCGCAACTCCTCTGGATCGTCAACATCTACCCGTTCGTCCTGGCCGGGCTGCTCCTGACCATGGGCTCGCTCGGCGACCGCATCGGCCGCAGACGGCTCCTGATGCTGGGCGCCGTCGTCTTCGGAGCGGCCTCGCTGCTCGCCTGCTCGGCCACCGGGCCGGCCATGCTCATCGCCACCCGGGCCCTGCTCGGGCTCGGCGGCGCCACCCTGATGCCCTCCACCCTGTCCCTGATCCGCAACATGTTCAGCGACGACGGGCAGCGCAGGATCGCCATCGCCGTGTGGACCGGCGCGTTCGCCGCCGGAGCCATTCTCGGCCCGCTCCTCGGTGGCGTACTCCTCGAACACTTCTGGTGGGGATCGGTCTTCCTGGTCAATCTGCCCGTCATGGCGCTGCTGCTCGTGCTCGCGCCGCCGCTCCTGCCGGAGTCGAGGGCCGAAAAGCCCGGCAGGTTCGACCTGTTCAGCGCCGCGCTGTCGCTGGCCGCGGTCCTGCCCGCCGTCTACGGCATCCAGCGGATCGCCGAGGACGGCCTGAGCGCGCTGCCCCTTGCCCTGTTCCTCGCGGGGCTCGTCATCGCCTGGTACTTCCTGCGCCGCCAGCGCGGCCTGGCCGAACCCCTCCTGGACGTACGGCTGTTCCGGGACCGGGTGTTCAGCGCCGCCGTCGCGACCAGCGTGCTCGCGATCTTCTCACTCGTCGGGTCCGGCCTCTTCACCTCCCAGTACCTCCAAATGGTGCTCGGATTCGGGCCGTTGGAGGCCGGCCTGTGGGCGCTGCCCGCCGCCGGCGCCGCCCTGGTCAGCTCGGCGACGGCCCCGCTGCTCGCCCGGTTCGTACGGCCCGGGGCGGTTGTGACGGGCGGCCTGGTGGTCGCGGCCGCCGGATACGGTGTGCTCTCCCAGCTCCATGCCGACTCCGGTGTCGGGGTGCTCGCGACCGGCACCGTGGTCATGGCCGCCGGCATCACGGCCGTCATGACCACCACGTCCGACCTGGTCATCGCCGCCGCCCCGGCCGACCGCGCGGGATCGGTCTCCGGTCTGTCGCAGACCGCCACGGAGTTCGGCGGCGCGTTCGGCATCGCCATCCTGGGCAGCATCGGCACCGCCGTCTACCGCTACGACGTGGCACACCAGGTTCCTTCCGGACTCTCGCACGCGGCGGTCGGGGCCGCGAAGGACACCCTGGGCGGCGCACTGGAGACCGCCCGGCAGTTGCCGCCGCGCACCGGCGCCGAACTGCTCGACGCCGCGCGCGAGGCCTTCGCGCACGGGCTGCGCGTCGCCTCCTGGACGGCGGCCGGACTGCTGCTCGCGATGGCCGTGACCTCGCTCGTGCTGCTGCGCAACGCGCGCTCGGCCACTCCGGAGACGGTGGCCCGCGCCGCCGAGACGCCCGCCGGGACGGACAGCGTCGCAACGACAGGCAGCGGCTGA